One window of the Ureibacillus sp. FSL W7-1570 genome contains the following:
- the whiA gene encoding DNA-binding protein WhiA, whose protein sequence is MSFASETKKELTQIEANDQCLKAEVSAIIRMNGTLSFSSKQLILDVQTENAAIARRIYTIIKKLYPYNVELLVRKKMRLKKNNVYICRIREGAREILNDLDILQGEFQLNHSISNSLLKTSNQKRAYLRGAFLAGGSVNNPETSSYHLEIYSMYKEHSEALAHLMNEFNLNAKTIERKKGHITYLKEAEKISEFLGLTGAFQAMLKFEDVRILRDMRNSVNRIVNCETANLNKTIGAALRQVENIKFIDQTIGIDQLPEKLREVARLRIEHQDVTLKELGEMISTGTVSKSGINHRLRKIDEIAEKLRRGEKVIK, encoded by the coding sequence ATGTCATTTGCATCGGAAACGAAGAAGGAATTGACTCAAATTGAGGCAAACGATCAATGTTTAAAGGCTGAGGTCTCTGCCATTATCCGAATGAATGGCACATTATCCTTTTCAAGCAAACAGCTGATCTTGGATGTGCAAACGGAGAATGCAGCCATTGCCAGAAGAATTTATACGATTATCAAGAAACTTTATCCATATAATGTTGAACTCTTGGTCCGCAAAAAAATGCGCTTGAAAAAGAATAATGTTTACATTTGCCGCATTCGTGAAGGTGCGCGCGAGATTTTGAACGATCTTGACATATTGCAGGGAGAATTCCAGTTAAATCATTCAATTTCCAACTCCTTATTAAAAACAAGCAATCAAAAAAGGGCATACTTGAGAGGCGCTTTTTTGGCGGGAGGATCTGTCAATAACCCTGAAACCTCTTCCTATCATTTGGAAATCTATTCAATGTACAAAGAACACAGTGAAGCATTGGCACATTTGATGAATGAGTTTAACTTGAATGCCAAAACCATCGAACGGAAAAAAGGGCATATCACTTATTTGAAAGAAGCGGAGAAAATTTCCGAATTTCTTGGCTTGACCGGCGCCTTCCAAGCGATGCTGAAATTTGAAGATGTCCGGATTCTTCGCGATATGCGGAACAGCGTCAACCGGATCGTCAATTGTGAAACGGCCAATTTGAATAAAACCATTGGCGCTGCCTTAAGACAAGTGGAAAATATTAAATTTATCGATCAAACCATCGGAATCGACCAACTGCCGGAAAAATTGCGGGAGGTGGCAAGACTCCGCATTGAACATCAAGATGTGACGTTGAAAGAATTGGGTGAGATGATTTCAACGGGGACAGTCAGCAAATCCGGAATCAACCATCGCTTGAGAAAAATTGATGAAATTGCCGAAAAGTTACGCCGAGGCGAAAAAGTGATAAAATAA
- a CDS encoding HPr family phosphocarrier protein — protein sequence MVETTVEVKLKNGLQARQAALFVQEANRYKSDVFLQKDEKKVNAKSIMGIMSLAIARGTSVTLIAEGNDENEAIEGLSSFISKED from the coding sequence ATGGTTGAAACCACAGTGGAGGTTAAGTTGAAAAACGGCTTGCAAGCTCGGCAAGCAGCATTATTTGTTCAAGAGGCAAACCGCTATAAATCCGATGTCTTTTTGCAAAAAGATGAGAAGAAAGTGAATGCAAAATCCATCATGGGAATCATGAGCTTGGCTATTGCAAGAGGGACATCGGTAACACTGATTGCAGAGGGCAATGATGAAAACGAGGCTATTGAAGGGTTATCATCATTTATTTCAAAAGAAGATTAA